In the genome of Streptomyces lydicus, the window GGGTGTGCCGAGGTTGGCTCGTACGGACAGGCCGTGGACGACGGACTGGACGACTCCGGTCAGGGCCGTTGCGTCGGTCCCGGCGACGAGTTCCCCGCCCTGGGCCGCTCGCTCAATGCGTGCGTGGAGGGCCCGCTCGTTCCAGGCGTGCAGTTCGGCGTAGTGGGCGCTGGTGTCGAGCGTGCTCGTGCTGTCGGTCATCGCGGCGCTGCTGAGAAGGCAGCCTGGATGTGCGTCACTTGGCCGGGTGAACTCGTGGACCGAGTTGATGAGGACCTGATGGATGACGGCCCGGAGGTCCTGCTCGGTGACGGCCTGCCGGTAGATCTCCCGGTAGCGCTCGGCGTAGGTCCGCACCGCTTCCTCGAACAGTCCGGCTTTGCTGCCGAAGGCGGCGTAGAGGCTGGAGGTGGAGAGTCCGAGGGCGGCGGTGAGGTCGCGGGTCGACGTCCCGGAGTAGCCGCGTCGCCAGAAGAGGCGGGCGGCGTCGAGGATCGCGCGGTCGCGGTCGAAGGCTCGTGGTCGTCCACGGGTTGGCTGGGGCACCCTTGCATTGTAGAGCGTTTGCTCCATAATGAATTTATGGAGCAAACGATTCAGAAAAGTCTGCCGGTCGGTGGGGGGAGTTGGGTCACGGTCGAGGTCTACGGGGAGCCTGATGCTCCTGGTCTCGTCGTCGTCCCGGGTGCGATGAGTGACGCGCGCGGGTGGCGTCATGTCGCGGCCGCCGTCGACGCCTGGCCGTCGGTGACGGTCGTCAACCGTCGGGGCCGTACCCCCTCGGGGCCGTTGACCAGCGCGTACTCGCTGCAAGCGGAGGTCGAGGACCTCGGCGTGATCCTCGACGAGTGCAAAGGCACGCAGGCGCTCTTCGGCTGGAGCTACGGCGGCTTGATCGCGCTACTGGCCGCCAACGATCGTCCACTGCGCCAGCTGATTGCCTACGAGCCGGTGATGCGGCCGTTCGGCCGTCACATACTGCCGGATCTACGGACCGCTGAGGAGGCGGCGGACTGGGATGCCACCGTCGAGATCGTGAACCGGCAGCTCGCCGGACTCGACACGGCGCAGGTCGAGGCACTGCGGTCCGACCGTCAAGGATGGGAGGAAATGCAGCACTTGAGCAGACCGGCGTACGCGGAGCTCGCCGCGCTCAACTCGGCGCCGCCACCGGATGAGATGGCCCGACGGGCGGATCGTGTCGACCTGATCATCGGGCAGTGCAATCACGGAACGGCCCCCTACGGAACGTCGTTCGACGATGTCCGGCAGCGCGTCACCCGTGCCGACGTCCATGTGCTTCCCGGTCAGGGGCACCTGGCCCACATCCAGGCGCCGACGGAGCTCGGCCACCTGCTCAACGGCCTCGCCGCTGCCTGATGAGCAATCACGCCAACGTCGTGGCCTCGTTCATCTGAGCTTCGTGCCACTGGCTCTCGTACCGCTGAGTCTCGTGCCACTGGGACTCGTACCACTGGGTCTCGTACTGCTTCTCGTGATGCTGAGTCTCGTACTGCTCGGTTCTGCCTCTCCGGTCCCGACCGGAGAGGCAGAACCGAACCCGGGCTGTGGCGGGGGTTCTTCGGGTTCTCCTGGGCGTTCTTCCGCTGCTCACGCCCGTGCTAGCCGGACGTTAGTGCCGCGGCAGGCCGACGGTAGCGGCCCCGAGCAGAGTGGGTGACGTACCGAGGGAATCAAGAAAACCCACGACACCGACTGCCCCGGGGGACCCGTCATGAACTCCAGCGCCACCGTCCGCACCGCTCGCCGCCGCACCCTGCGCCTTGCCGCCGCGGCTCTGACCGCAGCCGCCGGTCTCACCCTGACCGCCTGCTCCGGATCGGACGACGCCGGCGCGAAGCCCGCCGGCCGCACGGACGCGGGTGCGGCGGCCGTCGACGCCGGCGGGGCGGCCTTCGCCACCGGCGGCGACGCGGTCCCGGACCCGGACGCGGGCGGCGCGACGACCACCAGCATCGTCCTGACCAACAAGGGCGGCAGTGCCTGCAAGATCGGCGGCTTCCCGGGCGTGGACCTCAAGTCCGAGAACGGCGGCGAGCGCTGGTCGCTGGCCCGCTCGTCGAAGAAGTTCAGCTCGATCACCCTGCAGCCCGGGGACAGCACCGACTTCACGATCAACGTCGCCATGACCAAGGAAGAGACGGGCTTCTACCAGCCCGCCTTCGCGGACGTCACCCCGCCCAACGAGACCACCTCGCTGACCGTGGAATGGCCCTGGGGCACGCTCGTCGACCAGCGGAGCGCCACCCACCCGGCCACCTTCGTCAACCCCATCGGCTGACCGCCCGGCACCTTCACCCCGGACACAAGCCACCACACCTCTGGGCCCGACCAGCCCAGAGCGCCCCACGCACTTCTGGGCCCGACCAGCCCAGAGCGCCAAAGGCGGGAAGAGACAAACAAGAGACAAACAAGCTAGGAGACCACCATGAAGGCATGGCGTACCCGAATCGGCATGGGACTCGCTGTCAGTGCCGCAGCAGTCGCCATCCCCCTGACCGCCACCACCGCCTTCGCCGCCCCGCCCCCCGGCGACGGCTGGGTCCCCATCGGTGCCGAGCGGTACCCCTCGAAGGCGGCGTGCGAAGCGTCGGAACTCCCGAATGCCCAGGCGAACGGATACCACGAGGTGTGGTGCGACGACAGCAAGGCCATCATGCCCATCTTCAACCGCTGACCGCCGCCCCCTCGACCGTTCACTGCTGATCGCTCTCCACCCGGCGAGGACTACTTCCCGCCGACGCTGAGCCACGAAAGTCCGCTGCCCCGGTGCGACACACCGGGGCAGCGGACTTTCCGCTTCCCGGCCCCGGCCCCGGGGTGTCGCAGGTTTTCGCGGACCTTGCCGGAGTCGCGCGGAGCGCGGAGCAGGTGCGACACAGCCAAGGCCGCCAAGGCCGCCAAGGCCCGGCAATGTCACCAAGGCTGCCAAGGCCTGCACGAGGAGACGCCGCCAAAGCCGGCGAGCCGGTCAGGAGCAGGTGGCCGGCTCCGGACGTCCGGTCCGACCCGTCAGAGCGCTATGTCACCTTTACGTAGATATTCTGTGAAGTGTGATCGAGCCTGAACGGCCGCGGCTGCGTCGTCGCCACGGCCGGGGGAGCCTGGTGCGGCTGTCGCCGGTGATTCTGACCGTCGTCATCGCCAGCCTGGCATATGCCACACCCCCGGAAATGGCCTTCAGCCGCCTCCTGCCTGCGGCACCGGCCCTCGCCGCCGCCATGTGGCCGGTGCTCCCCACCGTCCTGCTGGGGACGGTCTGCCTGTTTCTGATGATCGGCCTCAGCATCGTCTTCCCCGGTCTGGGGACGTGGTGGACGGCCGCGGGGATCATCGCGGTCACCGTGGCGGCCGCATACGGAAGCCATGTCCGGCTCCAGCGGGAGCGGACCCTCTTCCAGGTGCGGCTCGTCGCCGACGCGGCGCAGCAGGTGGTGCTGAGCCCGATGCCGCGCCGCTTCGGGAGCGTCGAGATCGAGTCGCTGTATCTCGCGGCCGCGGCGGAGGCCCGTATCGGCGGGGACTTCTACGAGGTGGTCGACACGCGGTACGGGGTCAGGCTGCTTATCGGCGACGTGCGGGGCAAGGGCCTGCCGGCAGTGGGGGCGGCTGCGGCGATCGTCAATTCCTTCCGGGAGGCGGCCTACGGCGAGGCCGACATGGTCA includes:
- a CDS encoding PP2C family protein-serine/threonine phosphatase, with translation MIEPERPRLRRRHGRGSLVRLSPVILTVVIASLAYATPPEMAFSRLLPAAPALAAAMWPVLPTVLLGTVCLFLMIGLSIVFPGLGTWWTAAGIIAVTVAAAYGSHVRLQRERTLFQVRLVADAAQQVVLSPMPRRFGSVEIESLYLAAAAEARIGGDFYEVVDTRYGVRLLIGDVRGKGLPAVGAAAAIVNSFREAAYGEADMVSVARRLDASSTRYNAAFPPEGPMERFATALLVEIPHDGGRIDILNCGHPPPLLRNRGELRALEPTTPSPLLNLAELIGDHYTIDTFDFAPGDLLLLYTDGIAEARARDGGFFPLASWMRRQPPTPPHELLAALHRDLLHYSRGRLDDDIAALAVRLREPSE
- a CDS encoding alpha/beta fold hydrolase; its protein translation is MEQTIQKSLPVGGGSWVTVEVYGEPDAPGLVVVPGAMSDARGWRHVAAAVDAWPSVTVVNRRGRTPSGPLTSAYSLQAEVEDLGVILDECKGTQALFGWSYGGLIALLAANDRPLRQLIAYEPVMRPFGRHILPDLRTAEEAADWDATVEIVNRQLAGLDTAQVEALRSDRQGWEEMQHLSRPAYAELAALNSAPPPDEMARRADRVDLIIGQCNHGTAPYGTSFDDVRQRVTRADVHVLPGQGHLAHIQAPTELGHLLNGLAAA
- a CDS encoding TetR/AcrR family transcriptional regulator; this encodes MPQPTRGRPRAFDRDRAILDAARLFWRRGYSGTSTRDLTAALGLSTSSLYAAFGSKAGLFEEAVRTYAERYREIYRQAVTEQDLRAVIHQVLINSVHEFTRPSDAHPGCLLSSAAMTDSTSTLDTSAHYAELHAWNERALHARIERAAQGGELVAGTDATALTGVVQSVVHGLSVRANLGTPNEDLLATARLAHELICRQLVPLTP
- a CDS encoding DUF4232 domain-containing protein, whose translation is MNSSATVRTARRRTLRLAAAALTAAAGLTLTACSGSDDAGAKPAGRTDAGAAAVDAGGAAFATGGDAVPDPDAGGATTTSIVLTNKGGSACKIGGFPGVDLKSENGGERWSLARSSKKFSSITLQPGDSTDFTINVAMTKEETGFYQPAFADVTPPNETTSLTVEWPWGTLVDQRSATHPATFVNPIG